In one Pseudomonas tensinigenes genomic region, the following are encoded:
- the aguB gene encoding N-carbamoylputrescine amidase yields the protein MSRIVTVAATQMACSWDLQANLEIAERLVREAAAKGAQIILIQELFEAPYFCQKPNPDYLQLATTVEENVAIKHFQKIAKELQVVLPISFYELAGRARFNSIAIIDADGSNLGIYRKSHIPDGPGYHEKYYFNPGDTGFKVWNTRYAKIGVGICWDQWFPEAARSMALQGAEILFYPTAIGSEPHDKTISSRDHWQRVQQGHAGANLMPLIASNRIGNEEQDGYDITFYGSSFIANQFGEKVQELNKTEEGILVHTFNLDELEHIRSAWGSFRDRRPNLYGALKTLDGSLES from the coding sequence GGCTGGTGCGTGAAGCCGCCGCCAAAGGCGCACAGATCATCCTGATTCAGGAGCTGTTCGAGGCGCCGTACTTCTGTCAGAAGCCAAACCCGGACTATCTGCAACTGGCGACGACGGTGGAAGAAAACGTCGCGATCAAACATTTCCAGAAAATCGCCAAAGAGCTGCAAGTGGTGCTGCCAATCAGCTTCTACGAACTGGCCGGCCGTGCACGTTTCAACAGCATCGCGATCATCGATGCTGACGGCAGCAACCTCGGGATTTATCGTAAAAGCCACATCCCGGACGGCCCGGGTTATCACGAGAAGTATTACTTCAACCCGGGCGACACCGGTTTCAAAGTGTGGAACACCCGCTACGCGAAGATCGGCGTGGGCATCTGCTGGGATCAGTGGTTCCCGGAAGCCGCGCGCAGCATGGCCCTGCAAGGCGCGGAAATTCTGTTTTACCCAACCGCAATCGGCAGCGAGCCGCACGACAAGACCATCTCCTCGCGCGACCACTGGCAGCGCGTGCAACAGGGCCATGCCGGCGCCAACCTGATGCCGCTGATTGCCAGCAACCGCATCGGCAACGAAGAACAGGACGGCTACGACATCACGTTCTACGGTTCTTCGTTCATCGCCAACCAGTTCGGCGAAAAAGTGCAGGAGCTGAATAAAACCGAAGAAGGTATTCTTGTGCACACTTTCAACCTCGACGAGCTCGAACACATTCGCAGCGCGTGGGGTTCATTCCGTGACCGCCGTCCGAACCTGTACGGCGCGTTGAAAACCCTCGACGGTTCCCTGGAGTCCTGA
- the aguA gene encoding agmatine deiminase yields MTTLKSTPRADGFHMPAEWAPQTQTWMIWPERPDNWRLGGKPAQAAHAAVAKAIARFEPVTVAVSAGQYENARARLDVPNIRVVEMSSDDAWVRDSGPTFVINNSGEVRGVNWDFNAWGGFDGGLYSPWNRDSQVGGKILEIERSPRYRTEGFVLEGGSIHVDGEGTLITTEECLLNRNRNPHLGREEIEAVLSANLAVDKIIWLPDGLFNDETDGHVDNFCCYVRPGEVLLAWTDDPQDPNYPRCQAAMKVLQSSTDAKGRPFTVHKMPIPGPLYATEEECAGVDPVDGTQERNPSVRLAGSYVNFLIVNGGIIAPSFDDPMDAPAKEILQKLFPQHEVVMVPGRELLLGGGNIHCLTQQQPAPHKE; encoded by the coding sequence ATGACCACCTTGAAAAGTACCCCGCGCGCCGACGGCTTTCACATGCCGGCCGAGTGGGCGCCGCAAACGCAGACCTGGATGATCTGGCCCGAGCGCCCGGACAACTGGCGTCTGGGCGGCAAACCGGCGCAAGCCGCACACGCAGCGGTGGCCAAGGCCATTGCGCGTTTTGAACCGGTAACCGTGGCCGTGTCCGCCGGCCAATATGAAAACGCCCGTGCACGCCTCGACGTGCCGAATATCCGCGTGGTCGAGATGTCCAGCGATGACGCCTGGGTACGCGACAGCGGCCCGACTTTCGTCATCAACAACAGCGGCGAAGTGCGCGGTGTGAACTGGGACTTCAACGCCTGGGGCGGTTTCGACGGCGGTCTATATTCGCCGTGGAATCGCGACTCGCAGGTCGGCGGCAAGATCCTTGAGATCGAACGCAGCCCGCGTTATCGCACCGAAGGTTTTGTGCTCGAAGGTGGTTCGATCCACGTCGACGGCGAAGGCACACTGATCACCACCGAAGAATGCCTGCTCAACCGCAATCGCAACCCGCACCTGGGTCGCGAAGAAATCGAAGCGGTGCTCAGCGCCAATCTGGCTGTGGATAAAATCATCTGGCTGCCGGACGGTCTGTTCAACGACGAAACCGACGGCCATGTGGACAACTTCTGCTGCTACGTGCGTCCGGGCGAAGTGCTGCTGGCGTGGACCGACGATCCGCAGGATCCGAACTACCCGCGCTGCCAGGCGGCGATGAAAGTCCTGCAAAGCAGCACCGACGCCAAGGGTCGCCCGTTCACGGTGCACAAAATGCCGATTCCGGGGCCGCTCTACGCGACTGAAGAAGAGTGCGCCGGTGTCGATCCGGTGGACGGCACGCAAGAACGCAATCCGTCCGTGCGCCTGGCCGGTTCCTACGTGAACTTCCTGATCGTCAACGGCGGCATCATCGCGCCGAGCTTCGACGATCCAATGGATGCCCCGGCGAAAGAGATTCTGCAGAAGCTGTTCCCGCAGCACGAAGTGGTGATGGTGCCGGGCCGTGAACTGTTACTGGGTGGCGGGAATATCCACTGCCTTACCCAACAGCAACCCGCGCCGCACAAAGAGTGA